In Flavobacterium cerinum, one genomic interval encodes:
- a CDS encoding glutamine--tRNA ligase/YqeY domain fusion protein, which translates to MSTKEKSLNFIEQIIEEDLKNGLSQDKLRFRFPPEPNGYLHIGHASSICLNFGLGLDYQAPVNLRFDDTNPAKEEQEYVDAIKKDVQWLGYEWAEECYASDYFQQLYDWTIELIKKGKAYVDSQSSEEMAKQKGTPTQPGVDSPYRNRSVEENLDLFERMKNGEFEEGTHILRAKIDMTSTNMLMRDPIMYRILHKHHHRTGDKWCIYPMYDWAHGESDYMEQISHSFCTLEFLPHRELYDWFLDQIIDTTLVRPKQREFARRNLSHTVVSKRKLLQLVQEGHVNGWDDPRMSTISGMRRRGYTPVAIRNFADTIGIAKRDNLIDVSLLEFCVREDLNKTTSRVMAVLDPVKLVITNYPEGKEEWLEAENNPEEEVMTYRKVPFSKELYIEREDFLEEANSKFFRLTLGKEVRLKNAYIIKGESVVKDADGNITEIHATYDEDSRSGSGTEASQRKVKGTIHWVSIPHAIAAEVRIYDRLFSHENPDGNKDINFKEFLNPNSLEIITGYVEPSLKSAVDGDRFQFQRLGYFCVDRDTTAEKLVFNKTVGLRDTWAKLENKE; encoded by the coding sequence ATGTCAACAAAAGAAAAATCATTAAATTTTATCGAACAAATCATTGAGGAAGATTTAAAAAATGGTTTATCTCAAGATAAATTGCGATTCCGTTTTCCGCCGGAACCAAATGGCTATTTACACATTGGCCATGCGAGTTCCATATGTTTAAATTTTGGATTAGGATTGGATTACCAGGCGCCGGTTAACCTGCGTTTTGATGATACCAACCCGGCTAAAGAAGAGCAGGAATACGTAGATGCAATTAAAAAAGACGTACAATGGTTAGGATATGAATGGGCTGAAGAATGTTATGCATCCGATTATTTTCAACAATTGTATGATTGGACAATCGAACTGATTAAAAAAGGAAAAGCTTATGTTGACAGTCAGTCTTCTGAAGAAATGGCGAAACAAAAAGGAACTCCTACACAACCGGGTGTTGACAGTCCGTATCGTAACCGATCTGTAGAAGAAAATCTGGATTTATTTGAAAGAATGAAAAACGGTGAATTCGAAGAAGGTACGCATATTTTACGTGCCAAAATCGATATGACTTCTACCAATATGCTAATGCGTGATCCGATCATGTATCGTATTTTACACAAACACCACCACAGAACCGGTGATAAATGGTGTATTTACCCGATGTATGACTGGGCGCATGGAGAAAGCGATTACATGGAGCAAATTTCACATTCTTTCTGTACGTTAGAGTTTTTACCGCACCGTGAATTATACGACTGGTTCCTTGATCAGATAATCGATACGACTTTAGTACGTCCGAAACAACGTGAATTTGCACGTAGAAATCTTTCACATACCGTTGTTAGTAAACGTAAATTACTACAATTGGTTCAGGAAGGTCATGTAAACGGATGGGATGATCCGAGAATGTCGACTATTTCCGGTATGCGAAGAAGAGGATATACACCAGTAGCTATTCGTAATTTTGCCGATACAATCGGTATTGCTAAACGCGATAACCTGATTGATGTATCTTTATTGGAATTCTGTGTTCGTGAAGATCTGAACAAAACAACTTCACGTGTTATGGCTGTATTAGATCCTGTTAAACTGGTTATCACTAATTATCCGGAAGGAAAAGAGGAGTGGCTGGAAGCAGAAAATAATCCGGAAGAAGAAGTAATGACCTATAGAAAAGTACCTTTTTCAAAAGAATTATACATTGAAAGAGAAGACTTTTTAGAAGAAGCAAACAGTAAATTTTTCCGTTTAACCCTTGGTAAAGAAGTACGTTTAAAAAATGCGTATATCATTAAAGGAGAGAGTGTTGTAAAAGATGCCGACGGAAATATTACTGAGATCCACGCTACTTATGATGAAGATAGTAGAAGCGGAAGCGGTACAGAAGCCAGTCAACGTAAAGTAAAAGGTACAATTCACTGGGTATCCATTCCTCATGCTATTGCAGCAGAAGTACGAATTTACGACCGTTTGTTTTCACATGAAAACCCGGACGGAAATAAAGATATTAATTTTAAAGAATTTTTAAATCCTAACTCATTGGAAATCATTACCGGATACGTGGAACCAAGCCTGAAAAGCGCGGTTGACGGCGACCGATTCCAATTCCAACGTTTAGGATATTTCTGTGTAGACCGCGATACTACCGCTGAAAAACTGGTTTTCAATAAAACCGTTGGCCTTCGCGATACATGGGCTAAATTAGAAAATAAAGAATAA
- a CDS encoding sterol desaturase family protein, producing the protein MLDHFFGEQAVANVYLYSAPLHIIIILFEMFYSYSHKKHFYNTKDTLTNIYMACLNYGLDIIMKAFAIGVMFYFYEHRIFDLEYSSVWYWVGVFLLQDFAYYVHHYVDHHSRMFWAVHVTHHNSGYFNITTGFRSPVLQPLYRYLFFSPIAFLGFNPWHIMAAYAIIQIYGTWVHTKTVKSMGILEWILVTPSHHRVHHASNARYLDRNMGMGLIIWDRIFGTFEKEDPNYEEVRFGLTSEIEDKGPLNIVFHEWKDIWRDASQPGIKFSDRLKYIFYPPGWSHTGDFKTSAKLRAEEKANRK; encoded by the coding sequence ATGTTAGATCATTTTTTTGGAGAGCAGGCCGTTGCCAATGTATATTTATACTCGGCTCCGTTGCATATCATAATCATATTATTTGAAATGTTTTATAGCTATTCGCATAAGAAACATTTCTATAATACTAAAGATACGCTTACCAATATTTATATGGCTTGTCTGAACTATGGTTTGGATATTATAATGAAAGCTTTTGCTATTGGTGTAATGTTCTACTTCTATGAACACCGGATTTTCGACCTGGAATACAGCAGTGTATGGTATTGGGTAGGGGTTTTCCTTTTACAGGATTTCGCTTATTATGTACATCACTATGTCGATCATCACTCCAGAATGTTTTGGGCCGTTCACGTAACACACCATAACTCAGGCTATTTCAATATTACAACCGGATTCCGTTCGCCGGTATTACAACCTTTATACCGCTATTTGTTCTTTTCACCGATAGCATTTTTAGGTTTTAATCCGTGGCATATTATGGCGGCTTACGCTATTATTCAGATATACGGAACCTGGGTACATACCAAAACCGTTAAAAGTATGGGTATTTTAGAATGGATTTTGGTAACACCTTCTCATCATCGTGTGCACCATGCTTCAAACGCTCGTTACCTGGATCGAAATATGGGAATGGGATTGATTATCTGGGATCGTATTTTCGGAACTTTTGAAAAAGAAGATCCTAATTATGAAGAAGTACGTTTCGGATTGACTTCTGAAATAGAAGATAAAGGACCGCTTAATATTGTATTTCATGAATGGAAAGATATTTGGCGCGATGCTTCCCAACCCGGAATAAAATTTAGCGACCGATTAAAATATATTTTTTATCCGCCGGGATGGTCACATACCGGCGATTTTAAAACGTCTGCTAAACTTCGGGCCGAAGAAAAAGCAAATAGAAAATAA
- a CDS encoding phage holin family protein, producing the protein MAFEKLKENTEQIQDNAKALFDSNVAYYKLWFFKVAMKSTTMILKIFLLSIFLMLMVLFLSIAGAFALGNMMGSYALGFLIVGLIYLILCIVVYYIKDKIVEGPILEKFSEFFFND; encoded by the coding sequence ATGGCTTTTGAAAAATTAAAAGAAAATACCGAGCAGATTCAGGATAATGCAAAAGCATTGTTCGATAGCAACGTGGCTTATTATAAACTCTGGTTTTTTAAAGTCGCAATGAAGTCAACAACGATGATACTTAAAATTTTTCTTTTAAGTATTTTTCTGATGTTGATGGTACTTTTCTTATCTATTGCCGGTGCTTTTGCTTTAGGAAATATGATGGGTAGTTATGCCCTCGGTTTTTTAATTGTGGGTCTTATTTATTTGATTCTCTGTATAGTAGTTTACTATATCAAAGATAAAATAGTGGAAGGCCCGATTCTGGAAAAATTCTCCGAATTCTTTTTTAATGACTAA
- a CDS encoding DUF6327 family protein, producing the protein MEKKKYASYDEINRELEILKVQKELDYRRLIYAVEKTRDDLTPGVLTSGVVRSIGSFFTKSGTLQNLLIGFIFNRLFK; encoded by the coding sequence ATGGAAAAAAAGAAATATGCATCATACGATGAAATCAACCGTGAACTGGAAATTCTGAAAGTCCAAAAAGAATTGGATTACAGACGTCTGATATATGCGGTCGAAAAAACCCGTGATGATCTTACACCGGGAGTTCTTACTTCAGGCGTAGTACGTTCCATAGGTTCATTTTTTACGAAATCGGGAACCTTACAAAATTTACTGATCGGTTTTATTTTTAATCGGTTATTCAAATAA
- a CDS encoding YtxH domain-containing protein: MSNNTGNTLLALLAGAAIGAGVGILFAPDKGSKTRRKIKDGFDKEKDHLRDKFNEATHNLKNKFSRAKMDLESEFDHLVSNVDNKTEDIIATLEKKLEDLKKQHAKATK; the protein is encoded by the coding sequence ATGTCTAATAACACAGGTAACACATTATTGGCACTTTTAGCGGGAGCAGCTATCGGTGCTGGTGTCGGAATTCTATTTGCTCCGGATAAAGGATCAAAAACCAGAAGAAAAATTAAAGATGGTTTCGATAAAGAAAAAGACCACTTACGCGACAAGTTTAATGAGGCAACCCATAACCTCAAAAATAAATTCAGCAGAGCAAAAATGGATTTGGAAAGTGAATTTGATCATTTAGTTTCCAATGTCGATAATAAGACAGAAGATATTATTGCTACTCTGGAAAAAAAATTAGAAGATCTTAAAAAACAGCACGCTAAAGCAACCAAATAA